The window AACAACTTAATAATTTAGATTACACAAATGCACCTCAATAGAAATATAAAATATTTCATATTGACTTACTGGCGTGTATTTTTATAATACTTAATATATTTATAATTTTTCATGGGTAAACATTAGTGGATATTCTTAATAGTTAATAATAGTTTTTTTCTATTTATTAATATTATAATAAGGTAATAATTTATTCTCTTCTCCACATAATATTTTACTAAAATTATAAATTCTTACAATTATCCAAACACAAATTAAATTATCAATTACAAACAAAAAAAATGTTAAAAATAAAAAGTATTATTATAAATAATACTTTTAGGCATGGTTTTTTAAGAATTCATATACTTTGTTATAGTCTGGTTCTTTACCGACGGGGTTAACAACCTCAATGTATTGAACAATATTATCTTTATCTAATATTAATACTGCACGGGGTAAAATTTGTGTTGCGTTAAAGACTAACCCTGTTTTATTCCCAAAATCACGATAATTATAATCTGAAACTAAACAGTGATCTTTATCACGGAATGATTCACAACTTCTTTCTTGGGCAAAAGGTAAGTCGCGGGAAATGGTAATTAATCATGCTTGGGGATAATCTTTGATATCCTTATTAAATTTTACTGTTTGAGTATAACAAACACT is drawn from Spiroplasma mirum ATCC 29335 and contains these coding sequences:
- the tpx gene encoding thiol peroxidase, with translation MGAFKLEGNVFDHIKQDIIKVGDKLEFKATNGDMTDFNINDVKSDYKVISVIPSIDTSVCYTQTVKFNKDIKDYPQAWLITISRDLPFAQERSCESFRDKDHCLVSDYNYRDFGNKTGLVFNATQILPRAVLILDKDNIVQYIEVVNPVGKEPDYNKVYEFLKNHA